The Dasania marina DSM 21967 genome contains a region encoding:
- a CDS encoding DEAD/DEAH box helicase — MLFKSLGLAPNLQKALDSCGYKEMTPIQQQAIPPARRGQDVLANAQTGTGKTAAFALPILQQMLDRPKATVTNSPRALILTPTRELAEQLGDTIKAYAQFTPITVTAIYGGVKSSSQEKKLNAGVDILIATPGRLLEHIVQCTVNLSNVEFVVLDEADRMLDMGFVADVTELLQKTRKGCQTLLFSATMSQAVKELAHKRLKNHKVVSAAKPNATADTVDHVAYPVEERRKAELLIELIAKHHWFQVLVFTSTKAQADNLMHALQIVKLKAALCHGDKSQGTRRRAIADFKSGKIQVLVATEVAARGLDIQGLEHVVNFNLPYLAEDYVHRIGRTGRAGNKGQAISFISREEERALHNIEKLIGSSIKRINLPDYEVGKRDDLVKKVASNTRKQRTNKVSQTKIVRNGVTSKRKK, encoded by the coding sequence ATGCTCTTTAAATCTTTAGGCCTGGCGCCAAATCTGCAAAAAGCGTTGGATAGCTGTGGCTATAAGGAAATGACCCCCATACAGCAGCAGGCCATACCCCCGGCGCGGCGCGGCCAAGACGTGTTGGCTAATGCCCAAACCGGCACCGGTAAAACAGCCGCCTTCGCCCTACCCATACTGCAACAAATGCTAGATCGCCCCAAGGCCACGGTAACCAACAGCCCGCGCGCACTCATACTAACCCCCACCCGTGAGCTGGCGGAGCAATTAGGTGACACCATCAAAGCCTATGCGCAGTTTACGCCCATAACCGTAACCGCCATTTACGGCGGCGTTAAAAGCAGCAGCCAAGAGAAAAAGCTAAACGCCGGTGTGGATATACTCATCGCTACCCCAGGCCGCTTACTCGAACATATCGTGCAATGCACGGTAAACCTCTCCAACGTCGAATTTGTGGTGCTGGATGAAGCCGACCGTATGCTGGATATGGGTTTTGTCGCCGACGTTACCGAGCTGCTACAAAAAACCCGCAAAGGCTGCCAAACCTTATTGTTCTCCGCCACCATGTCACAAGCGGTAAAAGAGCTGGCCCACAAACGACTCAAAAATCATAAAGTAGTGAGCGCCGCCAAACCAAACGCCACCGCCGATACCGTAGACCACGTCGCCTACCCTGTGGAAGAACGTCGCAAAGCCGAGTTATTAATTGAGTTAATTGCAAAGCACCATTGGTTTCAAGTATTGGTATTTACCAGCACCAAGGCGCAAGCCGACAACTTGATGCACGCGCTGCAAATCGTTAAATTAAAAGCCGCACTATGCCACGGCGACAAAAGCCAAGGCACTAGGCGCCGCGCCATCGCCGATTTTAAATCCGGTAAAATTCAAGTATTGGTCGCCACCGAGGTAGCCGCTCGCGGCCTAGATATTCAAGGCTTAGAGCATGTGGTCAACTTTAACCTGCCCTACCTGGCCGAAGACTATGTGCACCGCATAGGCCGCACCGGCCGTGCCGGCAACAAAGGCCAAGCCATCTCCTTTATTAGCCGCGAAGAAGAACGCGCCCTGCACAATATCGAAAAATTAATTGGCAGCAGCATTAAACGCATCAACCTACCCGATTATGAAGTAGGCAAACGCGACGACTTAGTCAAAAAAGTCGCCAGCAACACCCGTAAACAACGCACCAACAAAGTAAGCCAAACTAAAATTGTTCGTAATGGGGTTACCTCGAAGAGAAAAAAATAA
- a CDS encoding winged helix DNA-binding protein codes for MPSNKMPDREETLDKHWHLARNDHEISLTEFELALFRGYAAFSRWMEDCTACSHTAPENCNGQDYAMLNLIRLHDRPKSISDIARLMNRDDTSNIQYSTRKLMKAGLIEKQGNTNHKRGVRYQISEQGIAATDRYAAFRRELLVPLTQKISDSEQNMAEVTRTLSLLSGIYDQAACIAACHLGPEEGATLLNEG; via the coding sequence ATAAACACTGGCATCTGGCCAGAAATGACCATGAGATCAGCCTTACAGAGTTTGAACTAGCGCTATTTAGAGGGTATGCCGCCTTTTCCCGCTGGATGGAGGACTGCACAGCATGCAGCCATACCGCGCCGGAGAATTGTAATGGGCAGGATTATGCGATGCTCAACCTAATACGCTTACATGATCGGCCAAAGAGCATCTCTGACATTGCCAGGCTAATGAATCGCGATGATACCTCCAATATCCAGTATTCCACTCGAAAGCTAATGAAGGCCGGATTAATAGAAAAACAGGGGAATACAAACCATAAGCGGGGCGTTAGGTACCAAATCTCAGAGCAAGGCATTGCGGCAACAGACAGGTACGCGGCTTTTCGTCGAGAGCTTTTGGTACCACTAACACAGAAGATTTCTGACAGTGAGCAGAATATGGCAGAGGTTACTCGCACACTCAGCCTGTTATCCGGCATTTACGACCAAGCCGCCTGTATTGCCGCCTGCCACCTAGGTCCAGAAGAGGGAGCAACTCTCCTTAATGAGGGTTAA